CCCACCGCCTTCCTCCatccccccacctccaccacctcctcctcctcctcctcctctgtctgcagtGCTCGTAGTTCAGACCTTGAACGAGACTCCCTACAGTGACGCCAAAGGAGTTCCCATCTACTGGATGCACAAAGACATTTGATGAACACACAAACGTATAAACTTGACAGTGCCTACACCcacattgttgttgttaattCATGAATAACGTGAGTTTGAGACTGTTTTCACATTCTTTGAATCAGAGTGTAAGACTTGGATGAACGTTGAGGATTTTGTGACATGGGAACTACATCTACTGTTAAAAGCCACTCACTGTCCCATAATGCAGCTAACACAGATCATGAGGAGGAAACTTTCATCATCAGGACACATGAGAGTGGAACTTCCAGTGAACACATCTCATTTTCACCCATCAGACTtggacattaaaatgtttttgacgTTCACACATGATGTATTTTTCAATTGAGGAGAAGGTGTAGATATCATTTTAATCATCTTTACCTGCTCAGTCGAATCATTTCGATATTTTGAAAGTTTTTCTTGAAAGAGATGGGctcaaaaatataataattggTTTTCTCCCTGTGGGTAGTTGGTTAGCTAACTTGCACGCTGACAAATATGTTCATTGTTgaattcaaattaattatttctATCTTGAAACGATCATTGAACTGCTGCATGCTGTGACATCCTGTGACATGTTGTTATGTTCAACTCGAAGGTTGAATGTGCCTTTTGAACTGCCAGAGATCTTAAGCCTTATTAACATTTATAAGATTTGTTATGTTATTAAACTGAGACATGGTGGTTTTTCCATGGTGTAAAATGATTGAAAtaaatttaatgaaatatttatttggtgtgtgtttattctttcattttatttgggACTTTATTGCAAGGACTTTTGATCATGAAGTATAAACTCACATTGTGTTAAGATGTATTTAATTTACATCGTCAACAGTTTGTATTTGCTCAAAGTAAAGTCCCTCATCATTCGATCTGACTggctcatccctctctcctgccAGGAAGGACAAATCATCTGTTGAGCAGCCATGGTGCTGTCTCACCTCCATcgacacctcctcctcctccttctttccctttcccccctccccctcacaTCACTGCCTGGGAACTTCAGCCATGGAaatcctctccctctcacccccgcccctgctgtggctgcagcaggcaCCATCCTGAAGGACCGGCCCTTTGTCGTGGTGTGGAACATGCCCACGTCGCACTGTCAGAAACGCTACAACGTCCACCTGAACCTGGGAGACTTTGATATTGTAGAGAACCGACAGCAGAGATTCCAGGGACAGGTGATGACACGCAGTGGGAGGTGTCACCAGTGGATGTGATACTTTCCTTATCCCTGTATAattagaatatatatttatcttaaTGTAAAATTATTTGAACCTTTCTGTTATTGCATTAAAGTAATCAATGTAAAACTGGACATATCTATTTATCAAAGGTACTTTAAATGTACCTGGTTATGAACTTAATAGtgtattttggaaaatgtgattttacagtgtttctttaaaatgtattctaaATGTAATCAGGCACAAGTCTATTGTTTGTTGAAAGTCCTCTACAAACAGCCTTTTATGGTCCGATCTGTCTTATTTGAACCCaattttaaaggtccagtgtgtagaatttatgGGGATCCATTGAAATATAATAAGTTTTCACCAGTATACAATCACCTGAAAATAGGGGCCGTTGTGTTGTCATTAGCTTAGAAAGATTCTTCCTCACAGACTCGTCTTTAACGGAGTCCGCTGTgttgcaccaccatgtttctacagaagCCCAGAACGGACAAACAAAGCACTGACTCGTgagtatttttacatgttgtgtGATAATCTTCTCTGGGTAAATGTTTAATCTTTCCAGAAAATGACCATCTTTTACCGTGACCGCCTGGGGGAATATCCATACCTCTCCCGAGACGGCAGGAAGGTGAACGGAGGAGTACCGCAGGAGGGCGACCTCGCCGCCCATCTTTCCCTTACGGCGATGCAGATGTCTGGCTTGCTGCAGCCAAACTTCGCAGGTTTGGCCGTTATCGACTGGGAGGAGTGGCGCCCACTGTGGGAGAGAAATTTTGGATCCAAGATGGAGTATCGGAGGCTGTCCAAGCACCTGGTGAGACAGGCGAGACCGGATTTGTCTGAAAGGGCTGTGACATCACTGGCGAGAAAAAGTTTTGAAGAGAGCGCTCAGATGTTCATGGAGGAGACATTGCGGTCGGCGGTCAGAGGTCATCCCAAGGGATTGTGGGGGTTTTATGGTTTTCCTGCCTGCTTTAATAAGCACAAGATAAAGACAGGTAGGACAAATGGTCAGTGGACTGTGAACGGCATTGTTTGTACATGTAATCACCTTGTTAAATCCTTTTCTATAGGAAGGTATTAGTATGCCACTTTTCAAATAACACGACTGTGATGAGAGGTTTTATGTTACCATTATTTAACTGCTGATAAAAAACGAAAGTTAAAGTTGAAAATACAAAGTTGAAATCTTTTCTAAGTcctgtgtcttttttgtttcaCACATGTGCCCAGATAAGAGCTACACAGGACGCTGTCACAGAGGGACGAGACAGCAGAACGAGCGTCTGTCGTGGCTCTGGAGTCAGTCCACTGCTCTCTATCCCAGCATCTACCTGCCTCAACGGCTGGCAGGGTCACAGGACGCAGCTCTCATGGTCAGGTACACAGAGATAACAAGCAGGAAGAAGTGTTATGTCATACAAACAGCCTACAGGACCTCGTGGAAGCTGGGGATAAAAAACTGTTATCGATCTTTTTATCCACACAGGTCGATAATGGAATTACTGATGgacatttctgtctctttcactcaGACACAGACTGCTGGAGGCTTTGAGGGTGGCATCACTGTGGCGCCACGACAACAACATCCACCACGCCACACCAGTTCTTCCCTATGCCAGACtagcattcacacacacgctcaacTTTCTCAATGAGGTACGAGCTTGTTACAACTCATGAACACTTTGACTTTATTCACATTTGAATAAAGTGAGTACAGGTAACGATTCTCCAAATCCATGAATCatattttcaaacttttaccaAGGGGATGGTCACTCAATCTCAATAATTGGACCAAAATAGTCACATGACACATGCAGTTCGAAGAAATCTAAAAAACCCATCTTTAAAAAGAATACTAATAATTTCCAACttgaacaaatgaaatgtaagtTAATGGTTCACCTGTTTTATTGTGTGAATTTTGGAATGGAaaaatttgttttgttacaGTTGCACCAACAGTGGAAGTGGCTCTTTCCTCCTGTATCTAGGCACAAGATTGTGGACGCGCATATCAcagttttcatctttgtttcGAAACGTTATCAACGTTAATGGTCATTTGAGTCAGTATGTGgcacaattgtgtgtgtgtgtgtgtgtgtgtgtgtgtgtgtgtgtgtgtgtgtgtgtgtgtgtgtgtgtgtgtgtgtagacagaCCTGGAGCATACACTTGGGGAGAGTGCCTCACTGGGAGCTGCTGGAGTGGTGCTGTGGGGAGAGCGGAAATTTGCCAAATCCAAGGTTTGTGCAGTGATGTGAGGGAGAAATGGTTGTTTCTGTGTGATTGTATCACtgcatgtatctgtgtgtaacCCCTCTCCCCTTCACCCACCctccaggagcagtgcatcTTTCTCAGAGACTACATCCACGCCGTCTTGGGTCCGTTTGTGCGATCACTGAGGTCTGACACCCACCGCTGCAGCCTTCAGCTTTGTCACGGCAACGGGCGCTGCACCAGGCGACACCCCAACTCCGGTCACATGGTTTCTTCGGGTCAAGCTGTGCTCTCCGACCCTCATGACTCCTCCAGCGTCAAAGCTTTTCATCGCCACttcatgtgtcagtgtttcccaGGCTGGACAGGGCAGGAGTGTGGAGAGATGATGAAGGATGACCACAGGCCAAAGAACGGACAGAAGTAACACAAACCTTTCGGTCAAAGTGTTGTCAGTCTGTGTTCATGAGAGAACAGGGACATGTCAGTTTCTAAttggaatataaaataaataaatactttgtgaatttggttttatttagctttttctttttaaacaacGTGGAAATCACATAAAACTAAATTTTACAAACGCTTGCATGAACATCTCattatttgttgattttattttattactgtaaTGACAGATTCTGACATCATTGGTTCAttctcctccattttctctTCACTCGTAGTGTTACTTACAGAAGCATTTTCTAACTTTGTTCattattagattttattttatctgcagaGAACAGAGATTCGTTCAGGAGATATAATCTCAGTGAAAGTCTTTACTTTATGACATGGTTACACACAATTCATAAactcattttaaatacatatatttttactaTCCAGTGCTAATAAATACACACTCAGATAACAATACCGTCTACATTAATAATATCTGTATTCCTTTTCCACAGTCCATCACATTTTTGCTGTGTATTGATCCTCGAGTAGATTTTTTCAGTGATGCTCATAGTGAAATATCACTGACACCTACTCACACAAAGTGATTGACAGCACAAAACAAGCTAGAGAGTCCGTTCATTAAAACACTATGTGTGGCACAGTGGCTGCAATTTAAATCCACTTGTTAGTTTGAGAAACAATCATGAAGAATTAGAtttctgtaaatgttaaatgtgtgaTGTAACATCACGAGATAAACCAACTCAATTGATTTAATCCAACCAGTCATGCTGTTTTAATAATGTGACTTTGAGATGGAAAGTTTTAGAAACTTCTCTTAATTACACGGTTCTATGACATACAATTCATCTTGAAACAAAAATACGTTGAGAGAACGTCTTGACAAATGTTTCCACTTCAAGAGAATTTTCAGTGTAAAACACAGTTTTACTGCAGTTTGTCCCATGTCACATGTCcatatttaaagtgtgtgtgtgttcatgtgcatgtTGTGGTTCTGTGTATATCTTGGTCATGTCTCCCCTCTCCTTGCTGTCAGGTTGTGTCTCAGTGCCTGCAGCTCTTGGATCAGTAGTGACAGTTCTGAGGCAGCAGcttctttctccttcactgCCTCTGTCAACATCTGGATTGCGCCGCCCTGCTGGACTGGAGaaggaacagacacacacaagcataatGTCAGTCTGTCCATTTTGGGTTAAATCAAATCAGATGACATGCTGTTAAATGGACAAATACCATGACAAAGTATAATCCATACATAAAGGAGTATATCAAGGGGAACAattgaaaatgaatcaatatGAAATCTCACCCAAAAAgtagaaaatgagaaacactgTAAGTAGAAGCAAAGTGATGATAGCACAGCCCATGGCGTAGGCGCGTGATGAACTGGGTGTCAACATGTCCTGCAGACGGCTCTGCCATTTGCTGCTGACTGGATGGCCTCTTTGACTGACACCTGTCGGATCACACGTGTAGAGGTTCCCATTCGAAGAAGGTGTGTAGGCAGGACGAGGAGGCCTCACCCCTGAAATCACACACAGTGGACTCAGTCAGTGTCCcctttgtttgtgtcacttCCTTGTGTTTGGACCGTGTGTTTGTGcccttttgttgtgtttttgaggTGGATGTACCTTTTTAGCTTTTTGATAAAtttctgcctcagtgtgtgtccctgtgtgtacCCTTGTGTACTGTGTTCAAAATAGTTACGTGTATACCTTTGCGACTGTATTCATGGTATttctgtgtgtccctctgtggCTGCATTCCTATTATTGGTGTATGTTCTTTGTTTGACTGTTTATAGTATTTATGCATGTACCTTTACAGCTGTCTTcgttatatttgtgtgtgtacttttgtgGCTTTGTTcacagtatttgtgtgtgtacttcttTGTGTTCACAGTATTTGTGTGTACCTTTGTGACTACGTTCACAGTATTTGAGTGTACCTTTGTGGCTGTGTTCACAGTATTTGTGTGTACCTTTGTGACTACGTTCACAGTATTTGAGTGTACCTTTGTGGCTGTGTTcacagtatttgtgtgtgtacctttgtGGCTGTGTTCACAGTAGTTGTGAGTGTACCTTTGTGGCTGTGTTcacagtatttgtgtgtgtacctttgtGGCTGTGTTcacagtatttgtgtgtgtacctttaTGGCTGTGTTcacagtatttgtgtgtgtacctttgtGGCTGTGTTcacagtatttgtgtgtgtacctttcTGGCTGTGTTcacagtatttgtgtgtgtacctttgtGGCTGTGTTcacagtatttgtgtgtgtacctttgtGGCTGTGTTCGGGGTGTGTTCGGTGGAGATCGTTGATGGAGTCCACAGAATGCAGCTCGATCTCAGTGAGATCCCTTTCACTGACTCTGTAGAACTGAGGGGTGGTCTGTGAAGGAGGCCTTGACATCTCGCCTCCTCTAGAGGGAAAATTCAGGATTAGGACAAGGATCACATGAGTCAAGATGGCACTCAACTAGTCAACACTTCTTTTACTAGATTTAGTATATCTGGACGATATATCTTCTTCAAAGCACTGCAAGACCAAGAGGCAAAGTACTTTTGATAAGACTAGTGAAGACATGGCAGCTGTTTATGAAGTGTTAATACACAGTCAATCAACAGATTTTTACAGCCGTTCTCTTTGATTTTTTGGGATTGTTAGTTCTATTGGAACCAAGTTTCCTGTACTCAAAATCTCAAATATCCAGACATATCAATGTAATTAATAGAAAGAATAATATAGAATATGGTGGGTTCTCTAAGACAGTGGTAGAAATGGGATGTAAGGAATAAGAAATACTTCTGTAGGAAATAAAAATAGGGCAGTGGGTCGAGGGGATTCGAGGGGGAACAGATCTGTTTGCCTTTAATTTGAAGACAAAACATATTGGTTATATGAGAAGCTGATTTATCAGAACTATTATTAGAGCTGGTTGTCAACCCCATAAAGGCACAATGCTACTGGAATTTGAATTAGGGCCAAAGTACGGGACAGGCACCTAATGACTAACCTACTGAATGAATGGATGATCAATGAACTGATTTACAGCCGACCTGACTGTAGACAGACTGGGTCTTATAAGATATTACAAGATAAACAACTGTACAATCTTCACACTTACCTTCTGTCACGAAGAACAAGCGCTGTGTTCGGTTGTATGGGTTTCTCCTGGTCTGTTCTTGTCTAGCACTCCTCTTGTTAAACCAGTCTCACACCCAGACGCTCAAGTGCCAAAAAGAAGCATCTGCAGCAACAGGAGCTGCAATATGACAGTTAAATATCCACACGATTGAACGATGAAAAAGTGATTCCAATAGAATCCTTGGCGTGTGAAACCACGTGGAACCTCCAGGTTTTGCTTCCCACTCCTTGTGTGTCACTGAGCAACTGTAGGACGCCCCCAGTGCCACCCTCTTCTACCagctatgtttgtgtgtgtccgtgttcCAATTTAGCCCACCCTGGCTGCCCAgtgagagaggtagagagagctAGAGCTATGGAGAGGGAGGTGAAGTCTTCTCAGCCCCATTACCCCCCCAAACATGCTCTCGCACACACCCAGCCCTACAGGCCCTCAGAGCCCAAAATAGCAGCAGAGACAGGGGGTATTATTAGTTTCTCAGGCCAAAGGATGACTCAATGATCTGGTGGAGAGCATGATGGGATACACAggggtaaacacacacacaaataccacaGGGAGGAAAGTCACAGTGGAACAAACTTCTCTGACCTCATTTGATGGATTCAAATGCAAAATTAACACAGTTTTATAATTGACAGATATTATATAAGCGGTTATTTATTGCTTTTTGAGGGTGAATGTGGTGTTTCAATGGCGATGAGCATAAACAAGACTAGAGAGTCTGTGGCCCTGGAGAAGCTGCGGCAGTCTGTATGCATAAACCCTGCTG
The sequence above is drawn from the Hippoglossus hippoglossus isolate fHipHip1 chromosome 7, fHipHip1.pri, whole genome shotgun sequence genome and encodes:
- the hyal3 gene encoding hyaluronidase-3 → MVLSHLHRHLLLLLLSLSPLPLTSLPGNFSHGNPLPLTPAPAVAAAGTILKDRPFVVVWNMPTSHCQKRYNVHLNLGDFDIVENRQQRFQGQKMTIFYRDRLGEYPYLSRDGRKVNGGVPQEGDLAAHLSLTAMQMSGLLQPNFAGLAVIDWEEWRPLWERNFGSKMEYRRLSKHLVRQARPDLSERAVTSLARKSFEESAQMFMEETLRSAVRGHPKGLWGFYGFPACFNKHKIKTDKSYTGRCHRGTRQQNERLSWLWSQSTALYPSIYLPQRLAGSQDAALMVRHRLLEALRVASLWRHDNNIHHATPVLPYARLAFTHTLNFLNETDLEHTLGESASLGAAGVVLWGERKFAKSKEQCIFLRDYIHAVLGPFVRSLRSDTHRCSLQLCHGNGRCTRRHPNSGHMVSSGQAVLSDPHDSSSVKAFHRHFMCQCFPGWTGQECGEMMKDDHRPKNGQK
- the si:dkey-20d21.12 gene encoding uncharacterized protein si:dkey-20d21.12, which produces MSRPPSQTTPQFYRVSERDLTEIELHSVDSINDLHRTHPEHSHKGVRPPRPAYTPSSNGNLYTCDPTGVSQRGHPVSSKWQSRLQDMLTPSSSRAYAMGCAIITLLLLTVFLIFYFLVQQGGAIQMLTEAVKEKEAAASELSLLIQELQALRHNLTARRGET